From a region of the Panicum virgatum strain AP13 chromosome 2K, P.virgatum_v5, whole genome shotgun sequence genome:
- the LOC120694205 gene encoding probable 6-phosphogluconolactonase 2: MERESATTYEPKRNSEIRVFESLDEISTDLAEYISQISEISVKERGYFAIALSGGPLVSFLRKLCEAPYNKTLDWSKWYIFWSDERAVAKNHAESNYKLTKEGFLAKVPILNGHVYSINDNATVEDAAKDYEFVIRQLVKVRTIGVSESNDCPKFDLILLDMGADGHVASLFPNHPALELKDDWVTYITDSPQPPPERITFTLPVINSASNIAIVATGDDKAKAMHLAVFDGIEGPEAPALLPARMVKPTDGKLVWFLDKAAASSLEAEKGGNASYEHHEYLL; encoded by the exons ATGGAAAGGGAATCAGCTACCACATATGAGCCAAAAAGGAACAGTGAAATAAGGGTTTTTGAGAGTTTAGATGAGATTTCAACAGATCTGGCTGAGTATATCTCGCAAATTTCAGAAATTTCTGTCAAAGAAAGGGGGTACTTTGCTATTGCCCTATCTGGAGGTCCCCTAGTTAGTTTTTTGAG GAAACTTTGTGAAGCCCCATACAACAAGACCCTGGATTGGTCCAAATGGTACATCTTCTGGTCCGATGAACGTGCTGTCGCAAAGAACCATGCAGAGAGTAACTATAAGCTAACAAAAGAAGGATTCCTCGCCAAG GTACCTATTCTTAATGGCCAtgtctactccataaatgacaaTGCCACAGTGGAGGATGCAGCAAAAGACTACGAGTTCGTCATCAGGCAGCTGGTCAAGGTCCGCACAATCGGCGTATCAGAGAGCAACGACTGCCCCAAGTTTGATCTCATCCTCCTTGACATGGGCGCTGATGGCCATGTGGCCTCTCTGTTCCCTAACCACCCTGCCCTTGAGCTGAAAGACGACTGGGTCACCTACATCACTGACTCCCCGCAGCCTCCACCTGAAAGGATCACCTTCACTCTCCCAGTAATCAACTCAGCGTCCAACATAGCAATAGTGGCTACTGGTGACGACAAGGCAAAGGCCATGCACTTAGCAGTTTTTGACGGCATTGAAGGCCCTGAGGCTCCCGCACTGCTGCCTGCAAGAATGGTCAAGCCAACAGATGGGAAGCTGGTGTGGTTCCTGGACAAGGCTGCGGCATCATCCCTTGAGGCCGAGAAAGGCGGCAATGCCTCCTATGAGCATCACGAGTACTTACTCTGA
- the LOC120695578 gene encoding protein FAR1-RELATED SEQUENCE 5-like: MDLNKSPPDFDYDFLGESDANPLYCTQAEDGGCVEAVHDIEHIPEQDPSVFPVGNYLATVGNNVDEAAQNVQVNDENTQDLQVVEEIWSTPPVPYIGQTFSTKQEAREFYNSYAKRIGFSVRTGTSRLSSRGRKMKEGNSVVEYDDSDSTVRESEPVNNDEDHNHDLVVKPSLKKFMRSHKGIPQAEKDFIEMLHGCNLSTGRIMQLMNEFYGSAQLVPYEAKDVGSFRSNIRRTEKFKDMQETLDYFRELEHGDAEFFHKIKLDAEHRVESLFWVDGAARHAYIESYHDCASFDATYMTNMYDMPFAPFIGINRHGQSFMLGCAFLRDEKTPSYTWLFETFLEAMKGKAPVSIITDQDAAMRCAIAHVFPNTNHRNCRWHIMDKFTGTIGPVLDGDEELEEDFKECLNHTMNPQEFEEKWDAMINKHGLTDNVHFQRLYALRSSFAPAYYMHCFYPFLQSTQRSEGFNAVLKKYVNPNMSVLNFVKQYQKIQDKCLVAQDGQDFKTDDRDRRRWSRYPIEKYASTVYTKNLFYRFSKEFEKTAEYDVKPEGQIQYYLVPNNKFVYGYGKRAYLVTAIQDEESYYCECSKFDRDGLICCHIMKIMTRLGVKTIPNHFLLKRWTQESVPENENGGVNANSHVQADFIARGMPLNNRKTMWFANLSTAFAGLAVEGSVSRETYDLMDSHIKMIRSALDEIKKRKRPSRQRVRANTQPTGGTIMPSVTTKSAADIPAVSAPVIGVHSAPCSGGVIATTNVLPTVQPGV; this comes from the exons atggatttAAACAAGTCCCCACCAGATTTTGATTATGATTTCCTTGGTGAGTCGGATGCAAATCCGCTCTATTGCACTCAGGCAGAAGATGGGGGGTGTGTGGAGGCAGTGCATGATATTGAGCATATTCCAGAGCAAGATCCATCTGTATTTCCTGTTGGCAACTATTTGGCTACTGTTGGCAACAATGTAGATGAGGCCGCCCAGAATGTGCAAGTGAATGATGAGAACACCCAAGATTTGCAAGTTGTGGAAGAGATCTGGTCAACACCTCCAGTGCCATACATTGGGCAAACATTTTCCACTAAACAAGAGGCGAGGGAGTTCTACAACTCTTATGCAAAACGAATTGGGTTCTCAGTTCGTACAGGGACTTCACGCCTCTCAA GCCGTGGAAGGAAAATGAAAGAAGGCAATTCAGTTGTAGAATATGATGACAGTGATTCTACGGTGCGAGAATCTGAACCTGTGAACAACGATGAAG ATCACAACCACGACCTTGTTGTGAAGCCGTCCTTGAAAAAGTTCATGAGGTCTCACAAAGGCATCCCTCAGGCGGAGAAAGATTTCATTGAAATGTTGCATGGTTGCAATTTAAGCACTGGGCGCATAATGCAGCTAATGAATGAGTTCTATGGGTCTGCGCAGCTAGTGCCATATGAAGCAAAGGATGTTGGCAGCTTTCGCTCCAACATTCGAAGAACGGAAAAATTTAAAGATATGCAGGAGACATTGGACTACTTTAGggaattggaacatggagatgCAGAATTTTTCCACAAGATTAAACTTGATGCTGAGCACAGGGTTGAGAGCCTCTTTTGGGTTGATGGTGCAGCAAGGCATGCTTACATCGAGTCATACCATGATTGTGCGTCTTTTGACGCAACCTACATGACAAATATGTATGATATGCCATTTGCTCCTTTCATTGGGATCAACAGGCATGGGCAGTCATTCATGTTGGGATGTGCCTTCCTAAGGGATGAAAAAACTCCTAGCTACACTTGGTTATTTGAAACTTTTCTAGAGGCAATGAAAGGCAAGGCGCCTGTGAGCATTATCACTGATCAAGATGCAGCTATGAGGTGTGCAATTGCTCATGTATTCCCTAATACTAATCACCGAAACTGCCGGTGGCACATTATGGACAAGTTCACTGGTACAATTGGGCCTGTTTTGGATGGGGATGAGGAGCTAGAAGAGGACTTCAAAGAATGCTTGAACCACACTATGAATCCGcaagaatttgaagaaaaatggGATGCTATGATAAACAAACATGGATTGACTGACAATGTCCATTTTCAGCGCTTGTATGCACTCAGGAGCAGCTTTGCACCAGCTTACTACATGCACTGCTTCTACCCCTTTTTGCAGTCCACACAGAGAAGTGAAGGGTTCAATGCTGTcctaaaaaaatatgtaaacCCAAACATGTCTGTGCTGAACTTTGTTAAGCAATACCAAAAGATTCAAGACAAGTGTTTGGTTGCACAAGATGGGCAAGATTTCAAGACTGACGATAGAGACAGGAGAAGATGGTCTAGATATCCTATTGAGAAATACGCATCTACTGTCTACACTAAAAACCTATTTTACAGATTCTCAAAGGAATTTGAGAAGACCGCTGAGTATGATGTGAAGCCTGAAGGGCAAATCCAATACTACCTAGTGCCTAACAACAAATTTGTTTATGGCTATGGCAAGCGGGCATATCTCGTGACTGCGATTCAGGACGAGGAAAGCTATTACTGTGAGTGCAGCAAATTTGATAGAGATGGTCTGATATGTTGCCACATAATGAAGATAATGACTAGGCTGGGTGTGAAAACAATACCTAATCATTTCCTACTGAAAAGATGGACACAAGAATCAGTCCCTGAGAATGAGAATGGGGGAGTTAATGCTAATTCACATGTGCAAGCTGACTTTATTGCTCGAGGTATGCCCCTAAACAACAGAAAGACCATGTGGTTCGCAAATCTGTCTACAGCGTTCGCGGGATTAGCTGTTGAAGGGAGTGTTTCGAGGGAAACTTATGATCTTATGGACAGTCATATCAAAATGATACGCTCTGCACTAGatgaaatcaaaaagaggaaaagGCCAAGCAGACAGAGGGTCCGTGCAAACACGCAGCCTACCGGAGGGACCATTATGCCTAGTGTTACAACTAAAAGTGCCGCGGATATACCCGCGGTTTCAGCTCCTGTTATTGGTGTGCATTCTGCTCCCTGTAGCGGAGGAGTCATTGCAACTACAAATGTTTTGCCTACTGTCCAGCCAGGTgtgtga
- the LOC120694232 gene encoding uncharacterized protein LOC120694232 isoform X2 has translation MQSATSQAGRVQTATATDSSVGIPTLQPMGSTGSLISRRSRLILPDKLTNGVDGINMVGATDQSCSSRDQKHSNEATSSKAVVGDVKGSSWDFPAPDCDIMKFIVDPTPPQKVSNTQGLDPIDPRSAWTLDGLDDDVYEILEAQAIQINEQAKAKHRDVKVAGTTQIIGSTSYAAPEVPREDSSNSNYSGAAVKVAATPLPLGTTSYAAAPAKHADPTSCNISRATAKVAGTLQAVMTSSTGTPSFSTPEAPRADSSSSKHSGVAAKVAATPSYAAALAKDADPTSSKISRATAKGAGTPQDVGTSSHTAAQAPQAIGDLSITPEYAPPPRREHKLPAALQSPYLNGARKVSFSCSRAVTKTYNAVCMFSGRSTRSKNRNVVIINYLSNYATLGHLVDSVKPGGKLTNTIAEIGIHVINGKKKKGATRWVMPLYITTFLQSQQIYASAVKHAFTKSENNLNHRQLVLFPVLQRLVSSDIHSGHYFLIVLNLRNNRFEVLDSMRTLENEALAQCCNTITSGIKQLWKIYYAQTTEQIENYETVQIPVPKQTNNHDCGFHMLMHAQHWDGRLVCELHGNDIPNIRKILAHTWLSYEENDVDWESILNAE, from the exons ATGCAATCAGCCACAAGCCAAGCAGGCAGGGTGCAAACAGCAACAGCTACTGACAGCTCTGTTGGCATTCCTACACTTCAACCAATGGGTAGCACAGGCAGTCTGATCAGCAGGCGTTCCAGATTAATACTACCAGACAAGCTGACTAATGGAGTGGATGGGATTAATATGGTTGGTGCAACAGATCAAAGTTGCAGTTCTAGGGACCAAAAACATAGTAACGAAGCTACTTCATCGAAGGCGGTTGTTGGTGATGTCAAAGGGAGTTCATGGGATTTCCCAGCCCCCGATTGTGATATTATGAAGTTCATTGTAGATCCCACACCACCTCAGAAAGTATCCAACACACAAGGCCTTGATCCTATAG ACCCCAGATCTGCATGGACATTGGATGGGCTGGATGATGATGTGTATGAAATTCTGGAAGCACAGGCTATTCAGATCAATGAGCAAGCAAAGGCCAAGCATAGGGATGTAAAAGTTGCAGGAACAACTCAAATTATCGGGTCAACATCTTATGCTGCACCAGAGGTTCCAAGAGAAGATTCTAGCAATAGCAATTATTCAGGAGCAGCAGTCAAAGTTGCAGCAACACCGCTACCTCTTGGGACAACTTCTtatgcagcagcaccagcaaaaCATGCAGACCCCACCAGCTGCAACATATCAAGAGCAACAGCAAAAGTTGCAGGAACATTGCAAGCTGTCATGACAAGCTCCACCGGGACACCATCTTTTTCTACGCCGGAGGCGCCAAGAGCAGATTCAAGCAGCAGCAAGCATTCAGGAGTAGCGGCAAAAGTTGCAGCAACACCCTCTTATGCAGCAGCACTAGCAAAAGATGCAGATCCCACCAGCAGCAAGATATCAAGAGCAACAGCAAAAGGTGCAGGAACACCACAAGACGTCGGGACAAGCTCTCACACAGCAGCACAGGCACCACAAGCTATTGGAGATCTTTCCATCACACCAGAGTATGCACCTCCACCAAGAAGAGAGCACAAGCTGCCTGCTGCACTACAGTCCCCTTATCTTAATGGTGCAAGGAAAGTTTCATTCAGCTGCAGTAGAGCCGTGACGAAGACTTATAATGCAGTATGTATGTTCTCAGGAAGGTCAACGAGGTCCAAGAACAGGAA TGTAGTCATAATCAACTATTTGTCCAACTATGCTACACTGGGACATTTAGTTGATTCAGTTAAACCAGGGGGAAAGCTAACCAACACTATCGCAGAGATTGGCATTCATGTAATTAATGGCAAGAAGAAAAAGGGTGCAACCAGATGGGTCATGCCGCTATACATTACG ACATTCCTGCAAAGTCAACAAATTTACGCAAGCGCGGTCAAACATGCATTCACAAAAagtgaaaacaatctaaaccacCGGCAACTG GTATTGTTCCCTGTGTTGCAAAGGCTTGTCTCGAGCGATATACATTCAGGGCACTACTTCCTAATTGTTCTGAACCTTCGGAACAACAGGTTTGAAGTCCTCGACTCTATGAGAACACTGGAGAATGAAGCGCTGGCACAGTGCTGCAACACAATCACCAGCGGAATCAAACAGTTATGGAAAATCTACTATGCTCAGACAACCGAGCAAATAGAGAACTATGAAACTGTTCAAATTCCAGttccaaaacaaacaaacaa CCATGACTGTGGGTTCCACATGTTGATGCATGCTCAACATTGGGATGGACGTTTGGTGTGTGAGCTTCATGGAAATGACATTCCTAACATACGGAAGATCCTGGCGCATACATGGCTCAGCTATGAAGAAAATGACGTAGACTGGGAGAGCATCTTAAATGCAGAATAG
- the LOC120694232 gene encoding uncharacterized protein LOC120694232 isoform X1, which produces MQSATSQAGRVQTATATDSSVGIPTLQPMGSTGSLISRRSRLILPDKLTNGVDGINMVGATDQSCSSRDQKHSNEATSSKAVVGDVKGSSWDFPAPDCDIMKFIVDPTPPQKVSNTQGLDPIADPRSAWTLDGLDDDVYEILEAQAIQINEQAKAKHRDVKVAGTTQIIGSTSYAAPEVPREDSSNSNYSGAAVKVAATPLPLGTTSYAAAPAKHADPTSCNISRATAKVAGTLQAVMTSSTGTPSFSTPEAPRADSSSSKHSGVAAKVAATPSYAAALAKDADPTSSKISRATAKGAGTPQDVGTSSHTAAQAPQAIGDLSITPEYAPPPRREHKLPAALQSPYLNGARKVSFSCSRAVTKTYNAVCMFSGRSTRSKNRNVVIINYLSNYATLGHLVDSVKPGGKLTNTIAEIGIHVINGKKKKGATRWVMPLYITTFLQSQQIYASAVKHAFTKSENNLNHRQLVLFPVLQRLVSSDIHSGHYFLIVLNLRNNRFEVLDSMRTLENEALAQCCNTITSGIKQLWKIYYAQTTEQIENYETVQIPVPKQTNNHDCGFHMLMHAQHWDGRLVCELHGNDIPNIRKILAHTWLSYEENDVDWESILNAE; this is translated from the exons ATGCAATCAGCCACAAGCCAAGCAGGCAGGGTGCAAACAGCAACAGCTACTGACAGCTCTGTTGGCATTCCTACACTTCAACCAATGGGTAGCACAGGCAGTCTGATCAGCAGGCGTTCCAGATTAATACTACCAGACAAGCTGACTAATGGAGTGGATGGGATTAATATGGTTGGTGCAACAGATCAAAGTTGCAGTTCTAGGGACCAAAAACATAGTAACGAAGCTACTTCATCGAAGGCGGTTGTTGGTGATGTCAAAGGGAGTTCATGGGATTTCCCAGCCCCCGATTGTGATATTATGAAGTTCATTGTAGATCCCACACCACCTCAGAAAGTATCCAACACACAAGGCCTTGATCCTATAG cagACCCCAGATCTGCATGGACATTGGATGGGCTGGATGATGATGTGTATGAAATTCTGGAAGCACAGGCTATTCAGATCAATGAGCAAGCAAAGGCCAAGCATAGGGATGTAAAAGTTGCAGGAACAACTCAAATTATCGGGTCAACATCTTATGCTGCACCAGAGGTTCCAAGAGAAGATTCTAGCAATAGCAATTATTCAGGAGCAGCAGTCAAAGTTGCAGCAACACCGCTACCTCTTGGGACAACTTCTtatgcagcagcaccagcaaaaCATGCAGACCCCACCAGCTGCAACATATCAAGAGCAACAGCAAAAGTTGCAGGAACATTGCAAGCTGTCATGACAAGCTCCACCGGGACACCATCTTTTTCTACGCCGGAGGCGCCAAGAGCAGATTCAAGCAGCAGCAAGCATTCAGGAGTAGCGGCAAAAGTTGCAGCAACACCCTCTTATGCAGCAGCACTAGCAAAAGATGCAGATCCCACCAGCAGCAAGATATCAAGAGCAACAGCAAAAGGTGCAGGAACACCACAAGACGTCGGGACAAGCTCTCACACAGCAGCACAGGCACCACAAGCTATTGGAGATCTTTCCATCACACCAGAGTATGCACCTCCACCAAGAAGAGAGCACAAGCTGCCTGCTGCACTACAGTCCCCTTATCTTAATGGTGCAAGGAAAGTTTCATTCAGCTGCAGTAGAGCCGTGACGAAGACTTATAATGCAGTATGTATGTTCTCAGGAAGGTCAACGAGGTCCAAGAACAGGAA TGTAGTCATAATCAACTATTTGTCCAACTATGCTACACTGGGACATTTAGTTGATTCAGTTAAACCAGGGGGAAAGCTAACCAACACTATCGCAGAGATTGGCATTCATGTAATTAATGGCAAGAAGAAAAAGGGTGCAACCAGATGGGTCATGCCGCTATACATTACG ACATTCCTGCAAAGTCAACAAATTTACGCAAGCGCGGTCAAACATGCATTCACAAAAagtgaaaacaatctaaaccacCGGCAACTG GTATTGTTCCCTGTGTTGCAAAGGCTTGTCTCGAGCGATATACATTCAGGGCACTACTTCCTAATTGTTCTGAACCTTCGGAACAACAGGTTTGAAGTCCTCGACTCTATGAGAACACTGGAGAATGAAGCGCTGGCACAGTGCTGCAACACAATCACCAGCGGAATCAAACAGTTATGGAAAATCTACTATGCTCAGACAACCGAGCAAATAGAGAACTATGAAACTGTTCAAATTCCAGttccaaaacaaacaaacaa CCATGACTGTGGGTTCCACATGTTGATGCATGCTCAACATTGGGATGGACGTTTGGTGTGTGAGCTTCATGGAAATGACATTCCTAACATACGGAAGATCCTGGCGCATACATGGCTCAGCTATGAAGAAAATGACGTAGACTGGGAGAGCATCTTAAATGCAGAATAG